One Edaphobacter flagellatus genomic region harbors:
- the ychF gene encoding redox-regulated ATPase YchF, with protein MPLNCGIVGLPNVGKSTIFNALTSAKAQAANYPFCTIEPNTGTVVVPDERLDQITKLVVPNRTVPTTMEFIDIAGLVEGASKGEGLGNQFLGHIRATDAICHVVRCFDDPEVVHVAGGVNPLHDIDIINTELLLADLDTVDKRAQRVEKLARNTQDAKIKSEAAAVAKLKAVLEAGKPARTADLTDDERAAARELFLITMKPQLYVANVDEAALTTGNAYTEAVEKRAAEEGSQVVRICGALESEIALLEPSERTEFLESVGLKEPGLNRLIHSAYRLLDLITYFTAGVQEVRAWTIKRGTKAPGAAGVIHSDFERGFIKADCYSCEDLFKYGSEQAVKEKGLLRSEGKEYIVKDGDILFFKFNV; from the coding sequence TTGCCATTGAACTGCGGAATCGTCGGCCTGCCCAACGTGGGCAAGTCCACCATCTTCAACGCGCTCACCTCGGCCAAAGCCCAGGCGGCGAACTATCCCTTCTGCACCATCGAGCCGAACACCGGCACCGTGGTCGTCCCCGATGAACGGCTCGACCAGATCACCAAACTCGTCGTGCCCAACCGCACCGTGCCGACGACGATGGAGTTCATCGACATCGCCGGTCTGGTCGAAGGCGCCAGCAAAGGGGAAGGACTCGGCAACCAGTTCCTCGGCCACATCCGCGCCACCGACGCCATCTGCCACGTCGTGCGCTGCTTCGACGATCCTGAAGTGGTGCACGTCGCTGGCGGCGTCAATCCGCTGCACGACATCGACATCATCAACACCGAGCTGTTGCTCGCCGATCTCGACACCGTGGACAAGCGCGCGCAACGCGTCGAAAAGCTGGCTCGCAATACCCAGGACGCAAAGATCAAATCCGAGGCTGCAGCCGTCGCCAAGCTCAAGGCCGTGCTCGAAGCAGGCAAGCCCGCTCGCACCGCCGACCTCACCGACGACGAGCGCGCCGCCGCCCGCGAACTCTTTCTGATCACCATGAAGCCGCAGCTCTACGTCGCCAACGTCGACGAGGCAGCATTGACGACCGGCAACGCCTACACCGAGGCCGTCGAAAAGCGCGCCGCCGAAGAAGGCTCGCAAGTAGTTCGCATCTGCGGCGCACTCGAGAGCGAAATCGCGCTGCTTGAACCCAGCGAGCGCACAGAGTTTCTGGAGTCGGTCGGCCTCAAAGAACCCGGACTCAACCGGCTCATCCACTCCGCCTATCGGCTGCTCGACCTGATCACCTACTTCACTGCTGGCGTGCAGGAGGTCCGCGCATGGACGATCAAGCGCGGCACCAAAGCTCCAGGCGCAGCCGGCGTCATCCACTCCGACTTCGAGCGCGGCTTCATCAAAGCCGACTGCTACTCCTGCGAAGACCTCTTCAAGTACGGCAGCGAACAGGCCGTCAAAGAAAAGGGCCTGCTGCGCTCAGAAGGCAAAGAGTACATCGTCAAAGACGGCGATATTCTCTTCTTTAAATTCAATGTTTGA
- a CDS encoding CGNR zinc finger domain-containing protein, which yields MTNSAAKPFELIAGHPVLDLVNTLDWRFRESGTEELLPDYAELLRFAEQSALISPRQARQMRQAASERTAKQTFQLVIDLREAAAAIFYALLDERTPSPDAIKKLDYHLHVAQANCNLHWAKGSGFTLHWTDTVNPQLPLWMLSQSAADLLVSEAAASLRECANAECRWLFLDTSKNRSRRWCDMKICGNRMKARRFKAQHKA from the coding sequence GTGACAAACTCTGCGGCCAAACCCTTCGAGCTTATTGCCGGACACCCCGTACTCGATCTGGTCAATACGCTGGACTGGCGATTTCGGGAATCCGGTACGGAAGAGCTCCTTCCCGATTACGCTGAACTGTTGCGCTTCGCCGAGCAGTCCGCGCTGATCTCCCCTCGTCAGGCACGCCAGATGCGACAGGCAGCATCGGAGCGTACCGCAAAACAGACGTTCCAACTTGTGATCGACCTGCGTGAGGCCGCAGCTGCGATCTTCTATGCCTTACTCGATGAACGAACTCCGTCGCCGGACGCTATTAAAAAACTTGACTACCATCTGCACGTAGCGCAAGCGAACTGCAACCTGCACTGGGCAAAGGGCTCCGGCTTCACGCTGCACTGGACCGATACCGTAAACCCGCAGCTTCCGCTATGGATGCTGTCGCAGTCCGCCGCCGATCTGCTCGTCAGCGAAGCCGCAGCATCGCTCCGCGAGTGCGCCAACGCCGAATGCCGCTGGCTCTTTCTCGACACCAGCAAAAATCGCTCCCGCCGCTGGTGCGATATGAAAATCTGTGGAAACCGCATGAAGGCGCGCCGCTTCAAGGCGCAGCACAAGGCGTAA
- a CDS encoding EamA family transporter: MANTTVSDEKIEKRSGGVDLRVALAFLAIYVLWGTTFLAIRIAVREIPPLLAAGTRMFIAGTVLFGWMQWRGAARPTRQQWRSLALMGALMFVVDYGLLFWAEKYVPSGIAAVLSATVPLMTIAFEIFVFRMQPLRWSLVGAVLLGFCGVGVLLLPDPHQSLPIVPALAILVGTAGWCLGTVLSRRLVLPESRAVTSGGAMMIGGAVLLVLSAGFGEMHPWPHVSRSAVLALVYLITCGSLLAFTAYVWLLGKMPASKVASYAYVNPVVAVVLGYFVAGEQITTHALVGGVLVLVSVFLILRSNKPAKA; the protein is encoded by the coding sequence ATGGCGAATACAACGGTTAGTGACGAAAAGATCGAGAAGCGTTCTGGAGGGGTAGACCTTCGTGTGGCGCTGGCCTTTCTTGCGATCTATGTGCTGTGGGGGACGACGTTTCTAGCAATCCGTATTGCAGTGCGTGAGATTCCTCCTCTACTCGCCGCCGGAACGCGCATGTTTATTGCAGGTACCGTTCTCTTCGGCTGGATGCAGTGGCGCGGTGCGGCGCGTCCGACGCGGCAGCAGTGGCGCAGTCTCGCGCTGATGGGCGCGTTGATGTTCGTTGTGGACTACGGGCTGCTGTTCTGGGCGGAAAAGTACGTGCCATCGGGAATCGCGGCTGTTCTATCGGCGACAGTTCCTCTGATGACGATTGCGTTTGAGATCTTTGTCTTCCGCATGCAGCCGCTGCGCTGGAGCCTGGTGGGCGCCGTCCTACTGGGCTTCTGCGGTGTCGGCGTACTCTTGTTGCCGGACCCGCATCAGTCACTGCCGATTGTGCCTGCGCTGGCGATTCTTGTAGGAACGGCTGGGTGGTGTCTGGGGACGGTGCTGAGCCGCAGGCTGGTGCTGCCGGAGTCGAGAGCGGTGACGTCGGGCGGAGCGATGATGATTGGCGGCGCAGTGCTGCTGGTGCTGTCGGCCGGGTTCGGAGAGATGCATCCCTGGCCGCATGTCTCACGAAGCGCGGTGCTTGCGCTTGTCTATCTGATCACCTGCGGATCGCTACTGGCATTTACGGCGTACGTGTGGCTGCTGGGCAAAATGCCTGCCAGCAAGGTGGCGAGCTATGCGTATGTGAATCCCGTCGTGGCGGTGGTGCTTGGATACTTCGTCGCAGGGGAGCAGATTACAACGCATGCGCTGGTGGGTGGTGTGCTGGTGCTGGTCAGCGTCTTTCTGATCCTGCGCAGCAACAAGCCGGCTAAGGCATAA